The following coding sequences are from one Streptococcus sp. NPS 308 window:
- the mntE gene encoding CDF family manganese efflux transporter MntE, with the protein MNQSISNLKLAERGAIISISTYLLLSAAKLATGHLLHSSSLVADGFNNVSDIIGNVALLIGIRMARQPADRDHRFGHWKIEDLASLITSIIMFYVGFDVLRDTIQKILSREQTVIDPLGATLGVVSAAVMFAVYLYNTRLSKKSKSKALKAAAKDNLSDAVTSLGTSIAILASSFNYPIVDKLVAIIITFFILKTAYDIFIESSFSLSDGFDDRLLEDYQKAIMEIPKISKVKSQRGRTYGSNIYLDITLEMNPDLSVYESHEIADQVESMLEERFGVFDTDVHIEPAPIPEDEILDNVYKKLLMREQLIDQGNQLEELLAEDFLYIRQDGEQMDKGAYKVAKELPTTIKDIQITSISQKTKLICYELDGIVHTSIWRHHETWQNIFHQETKKEDKQ; encoded by the coding sequence ATGAATCAATCCATATCAAATCTCAAGTTGGCGGAACGTGGTGCCATTATCAGCATTTCGACCTACCTCCTCTTGTCTGCAGCAAAATTGGCAACTGGTCACCTCCTGCATTCTTCCAGTTTGGTAGCGGATGGTTTCAACAACGTATCCGATATTATCGGAAATGTTGCTCTTCTGATCGGTATTCGTATGGCACGCCAGCCTGCAGACCGTGATCATCGTTTCGGTCACTGGAAGATTGAAGATTTGGCTAGTTTGATTACTTCCATCATCATGTTCTACGTTGGCTTTGATGTTCTTCGGGACACCATTCAAAAAATTCTCAGTCGGGAACAGACAGTTATCGACCCTCTGGGTGCAACTCTCGGAGTCGTCTCTGCGGCGGTCATGTTCGCCGTTTATCTCTATAATACCCGCCTCAGTAAAAAATCCAAGTCCAAGGCCCTCAAGGCTGCCGCCAAGGACAATCTTTCCGATGCTGTTACCTCACTTGGGACTTCCATTGCCATCCTAGCCAGCAGTTTCAATTATCCAATCGTGGATAAACTGGTCGCTATCATCATCACTTTCTTTATCTTAAAGACAGCCTATGATATCTTTATCGAGTCTTCCTTCAGTCTTTCAGATGGTTTTGATGACCGTCTGCTGGAGGACTACCAAAAGGCCATCATGGAGATTCCAAAGATTAGTAAGGTCAAGTCCCAAAGGGGGCGTACCTACGGTAGCAATATCTACCTTGATATCACGCTGGAGATGAATCCCGACCTATCAGTCTATGAAAGTCATGAGATCGCAGACCAGGTCGAATCCATGCTAGAAGAGCGTTTTGGAGTCTTTGATACCGATGTTCATATCGAGCCAGCTCCCATACCTGAGGACGAAATTTTGGACAATGTCTATAAAAAACTACTCATGCGCGAGCAATTGATTGACCAAGGAAATCAATTAGAAGAACTCCTTGCTGAGGACTTTCTCTATATCCGTCAAGATGGAGAGCAGATGGACAAGGGCGCTTATAAAGTTGCAAAAGAACTACCTACTACAATCAAGGACATTCAGATTACTTCCATTAGTCAAAAAACCAAACTCATTTGCTATGAGCTAGATGGCATCGTCCACACTAGTATATGGCGTCACCATGAGACTTGGCAAAATATTTTCCACCAGGAAACTAAAAAAGAAGACAAACAATGA
- a CDS encoding cation-translocating P-type ATPase, whose amino-acid sequence MSKEQKRQAFYTQSPEEVLKSVEATEQGLSSSEAQKRLAEYGRNELEEGEKKSLLVKFIEQFKDLMIIILVAAAILSVITSGGEDIADAIIILAVVIINAAFGVYQEGKAEEAIEALKSMSSPAARVLRDGHMAEIDSKELVPGDIVALEAGDVVPADLRLLEANSLKIEEAALTGESVPVEKDLTVELSADAGIGDRVNMAFQNSNVTYGRGLGVVVNTGMYTEVGHIAGMLQDADETDTPLKQNLNNLSKVLTYAILVIALVTFVVGVFIQGKNPLGELMTSVALAVAAIPEGLPAIVTIVLALGTQVLAKRNSIVRKLPAVETLGSTEIIASDKTGTLTMNKMTVEKVFYDAVLHDSADDIELGLEMPLLRSVVLANDTKIDAEGNLIGDPTETAFIQYALDKGYDVKGFLEKYPRVAELPFDSDRKLMSTVHPLPDGKFLVAVKGAPDQLLKRCVARDKAGDVAPIDNQVNDLIHTNNSEMAHQALRVLAGAYKIIDSIPENLTSEELENNLIFTGLIGMIDPERAEAAEAVRVAKEAGIRPIMITGDHQDTAEAIAKRLGIIDENDSEDHVLTGAELNELSDEEFEKVVGQYSVYARVSPEHKVRIVKAWQKQGKVVAMTGDGVNDAPALKTADIGIGMGITGTEVSKGASDMILADDNFATIIVAVEEGRKVFSNIQKTIQYLLSANTAEVLTIFLATLFGWDVLQPVHLLWINLVTDTFPAIALGVEPAEPGVMTHKPRGRKSSFFSGGVLSSIIYQGVLQGALVLTVYGLALAYPVHVGDNQAIHADALTMAFATLGLIQLFHAYNVKSVYQSILTVGPFKSKTFNWSILVSFILLMATIVVEPLEGIFHVTKLDLSQWAIVLAGSFSMILIVEIVKFVQRKLGLDKNAI is encoded by the coding sequence ATGTCAAAAGAACAAAAACGCCAAGCGTTTTATACTCAAAGTCCCGAAGAAGTCTTGAAGTCGGTTGAAGCAACTGAGCAAGGCCTTTCGTCAAGCGAAGCGCAGAAACGCCTAGCTGAATATGGGCGCAATGAACTCGAAGAGGGTGAGAAAAAATCTCTCTTGGTTAAATTCATTGAACAGTTTAAGGATTTGATGATTATTATTTTGGTTGCTGCAGCCATCTTGTCTGTCATAACTTCTGGTGGGGAAGATATTGCAGATGCCATCATTATTCTAGCCGTTGTTATCATCAACGCAGCCTTTGGTGTTTACCAAGAAGGAAAAGCAGAAGAAGCCATCGAAGCCCTCAAATCGATGTCTAGTCCAGCTGCGCGCGTTCTTCGTGATGGGCATATGGCTGAGATTGATTCCAAAGAATTGGTACCAGGAGATATCGTTGCCCTTGAAGCAGGTGACGTGGTACCAGCGGACCTACGTTTGCTAGAAGCTAATTCTCTTAAAATCGAAGAAGCAGCCCTAACAGGTGAGTCTGTTCCAGTCGAAAAAGACTTGACCGTCGAGCTCTCTGCAGATGCCGGTATTGGTGACCGTGTCAATATGGCCTTCCAAAACTCAAATGTGACTTATGGTCGTGGTCTTGGTGTTGTTGTCAATACAGGTATGTACACGGAAGTTGGTCATATCGCTGGCATGCTCCAAGATGCGGATGAGACGGATACACCACTCAAACAAAACTTGAACAACCTTTCTAAGGTCTTGACCTATGCAATTTTGGTCATTGCGCTTGTTACTTTTGTAGTCGGAGTCTTCATTCAAGGTAAAAATCCACTTGGTGAGTTGATGACCTCTGTTGCGCTTGCTGTTGCAGCCATCCCAGAAGGACTTCCTGCTATCGTGACCATCGTTCTTGCCCTTGGTACTCAAGTTTTGGCAAAACGAAACTCTATCGTTCGTAAGTTGCCAGCAGTAGAAACACTTGGTTCAACTGAAATCATCGCTTCTGATAAGACTGGTACGCTTACCATGAACAAGATGACAGTCGAAAAAGTCTTCTATGATGCAGTCTTACATGACTCTGCTGATGACATTGAACTAGGTCTTGAAATGCCTCTTCTTCGTTCTGTTGTTTTGGCTAATGATACTAAGATTGATGCAGAAGGAAACCTGATCGGGGATCCAACGGAAACAGCCTTCATCCAGTATGCCTTGGATAAGGGCTATGATGTTAAAGGATTTTTAGAGAAATATCCTCGTGTAGCTGAGTTACCGTTTGACTCAGATCGTAAGCTCATGTCAACAGTTCACCCATTACCAGATGGGAAATTCCTCGTAGCAGTCAAAGGGGCTCCAGATCAACTCTTGAAACGTTGTGTTGCTCGTGATAAAGCTGGCGATGTCGCTCCGATTGATAATCAAGTCAATGACTTAATTCACACAAATAACTCTGAAATGGCTCACCAAGCCTTGCGTGTCCTTGCGGGTGCTTATAAGATTATTGATAGCATTCCAGAAAACTTGACTTCTGAAGAACTGGAAAACAACTTGATCTTTACTGGATTGATTGGGATGATTGACCCTGAGCGTGCCGAAGCAGCTGAAGCAGTTCGTGTCGCTAAGGAAGCGGGAATTCGTCCAATCATGATCACGGGTGATCACCAAGATACAGCGGAAGCCATTGCCAAACGTTTGGGGATCATTGATGAAAATGACTCGGAAGACCATGTTTTGACTGGTGCTGAGCTCAACGAACTTTCTGATGAAGAATTTGAAAAAGTAGTTGGTCAATACTCTGTTTATGCGCGTGTATCTCCAGAGCACAAGGTTCGTATCGTGAAAGCTTGGCAAAAACAAGGTAAGGTCGTTGCCATGACAGGTGATGGTGTGAATGATGCACCAGCTCTGAAAACAGCCGATATTGGTATCGGTATGGGAATCACTGGTACTGAGGTTTCTAAGGGTGCATCTGACATGATTCTTGCGGATGATAACTTTGCGACTATTATCGTCGCAGTTGAAGAAGGACGTAAGGTCTTCTCAAACATTCAAAAGACTATTCAATATCTTCTTTCTGCCAATACAGCTGAAGTTTTGACCATCTTCTTAGCGACCCTCTTTGGATGGGATGTTTTGCAACCAGTTCATCTTTTGTGGATCAACTTGGTAACCGATACCTTCCCAGCTATTGCTCTTGGTGTTGAACCTGCTGAGCCAGGTGTTATGACCCACAAACCACGTGGACGTAAGTCAAGCTTCTTCTCAGGTGGGGTCTTGAGTTCTATCATCTATCAAGGTGTACTCCAAGGGGCACTGGTCTTGACCGTTTATGGCCTTGCTCTTGCCTATCCAGTCCATGTAGGAGACAACCAAGCTATTCACGCAGATGCCCTTACAATGGCCTTTGCAACACTCGGTTTGATTCAGCTCTTCCATGCCTACAATGTTAAGTCTGTTTACCAATCCATCTTGACAGTTGGACCATTCAAGTCTAAGACCTTCAACTGGTCAATCTTGGTATCCTTCATTCTTCTTATGGCAACCATCGTTGTAGAACCGCTTGAAGGTATCTTCCACGTAACCAAACTAGACTTATCACAATGGGCTATTGTTCTAGCTGGAAGCTTCTCAATGATACTTATCGTCGAAATCGTCAAGTTTGTTCAACGTAAACTTGGTCTTGATAAGAACGCGATTTAA
- a CDS encoding DegV family protein, whose protein sequence is MKLAVITDSSAYLEEKTLQRENLFILDIPVNIDGEEYVEGVNLTAEEFYQKMAQSAELPKTSQPSIAKLDEILSSLKEEGYTHVLGLFLSSGISGFYQNIQYMLDEYEGLTIAFPDTHITSSPLGFMVESAFEWAEQGDDFTQIQEKLAIQIADNSAFIIVDDLDHLVKGGRLSNGAAILGNLLSIKPILYFNDQGVIEVYEKVRTEKKATKRLVEIIKELTKDGDYRITVIHGNAPQKAADLRQLLIESGVNSEIPIVSFGSVIGTHLGEGSIALSYTPVV, encoded by the coding sequence ATGAAATTAGCTGTCATTACAGATTCTTCCGCCTATTTAGAGGAGAAGACGCTGCAAAGAGAGAATCTATTTATCTTGGATATTCCTGTCAATATTGATGGGGAAGAGTATGTCGAAGGTGTCAATCTGACTGCTGAGGAATTTTATCAAAAAATGGCTCAGTCTGCTGAATTGCCTAAGACCAGTCAACCAAGTATTGCTAAATTGGATGAGATTCTAAGTTCCTTGAAAGAAGAGGGCTATACCCATGTCTTGGGACTCTTTCTTTCGTCAGGGATTTCAGGTTTTTATCAGAATATCCAATATATGTTAGACGAGTATGAAGGTTTGACCATTGCCTTTCCTGATACCCATATCACAAGCTCCCCTCTAGGATTTATGGTAGAGAGTGCCTTTGAATGGGCAGAACAGGGTGATGATTTTACTCAGATTCAGGAGAAATTGGCTATCCAAATCGCTGATAACTCAGCCTTTATCATAGTAGATGACCTTGATCACTTGGTTAAGGGAGGACGTCTATCAAATGGGGCTGCCATCCTAGGAAATCTTCTCAGTATCAAGCCCATTCTTTACTTCAATGACCAAGGTGTGATTGAAGTTTACGAAAAAGTTCGTACAGAGAAAAAAGCAACCAAACGTTTGGTGGAAATCATCAAAGAGTTGACAAAAGATGGGGACTACCGTATTACAGTCATTCATGGGAATGCTCCTCAAAAGGCGGCAGATTTGCGCCAACTCTTGATTGAGAGTGGTGTGAATTCTGAGATTCCAATTGTCAGCTTTGGTAGTGTCATTGGGACCCACCTTGGAGAAGGCAGTATTGCCTTGAGCTATACGCCAGTTGTCTAG
- the glmM gene encoding phosphoglucosamine mutase, whose protein sequence is MGKYFGTDGVRGEANVELTPELAFKLGRFGGYVLSQHETEAPKVFVGRDTRISGEMLESALVAGLLSVGIHVYKLGVLATPAVAYLVKTEGASAGVMISASHNPALDNGIKFFGGDGFKLDDEKEAEIEALLDAAEDTLPRPSAEGLGTLVDYPEGLRKYEGYLVSTGAPLEGMKVALDTANGAAATSARQIFADLGAQLTVIGETPDGLNINLNVGSTHPEALQEVVKESQSAIGLAFDGDSDRLIAVDENSDIVDGDKIMYIIGKYLSEKGQLAQNTIVTTVMSNLGFHKALDSAGINKAVTAVGDRYVVEEMRKSGYNLGGEQSGHVILMDYNTTGDGQLSAVQLTKIMKETGKSLSQLASEVTIYPQKLVNIRVENAMKEKAMEVPAIKAIIEKMEEEMAGNGRILVRPSGTEPLLRVMAEAPTTEEVNYYVDTIAAVVKDEIGID, encoded by the coding sequence ATGGGTAAATATTTTGGAACCGATGGAGTCCGTGGAGAAGCAAACGTAGAACTGACGCCAGAATTAGCCTTTAAATTGGGACGTTTTGGTGGTTATGTTCTTAGCCAACATGAAACGGAAGCCCCTAAAGTCTTTGTAGGACGTGATACACGTATCTCAGGAGAAATGCTAGAATCTGCCTTGGTGGCAGGTCTTCTATCAGTAGGAATTCACGTCTACAAACTCGGTGTTCTTGCAACACCAGCAGTAGCTTATTTGGTTAAAACTGAGGGAGCTAGTGCGGGTGTCATGATTTCCGCTAGTCACAACCCAGCCCTTGATAATGGAATTAAGTTCTTTGGTGGGGATGGCTTCAAACTTGATGACGAAAAAGAAGCAGAAATCGAAGCCTTGTTGGACGCTGCCGAAGACACACTTCCTCGTCCAAGTGCCGAAGGATTGGGAACCTTAGTGGACTATCCAGAAGGCTTACGTAAGTATGAAGGCTACCTTGTTTCAACTGGAGCGCCTCTCGAAGGGATGAAAGTGGCCTTGGATACAGCCAACGGTGCAGCAGCTACGAGTGCTCGTCAGATTTTTGCTGATTTAGGTGCTCAGTTAACAGTTATCGGTGAGACACCAGATGGTCTGAATATCAACTTGAATGTGGGTTCTACACATCCAGAAGCTCTTCAAGAAGTGGTCAAAGAAAGCCAGTCAGCTATTGGTTTGGCCTTTGACGGAGACAGTGACCGCTTGATTGCTGTTGATGAAAATAGTGACATCGTTGATGGTGATAAGATCATGTACATCATCGGGAAATATCTTTCTGAAAAAGGACAGTTGGCTCAAAACACCATTGTGACAACGGTTATGTCTAACCTTGGCTTCCATAAGGCTTTGGATAGTGCTGGCATTAACAAAGCAGTCACTGCAGTTGGAGATCGCTATGTTGTCGAAGAAATGAGAAAATCAGGCTACAACCTAGGTGGTGAACAGTCTGGTCACGTTATCTTGATGGATTACAATACAACTGGTGATGGTCAATTATCAGCTGTCCAATTGACCAAAATCATGAAAGAAACAGGTAAGAGTTTGTCTCAACTGGCATCAGAAGTGACGATTTACCCACAAAAACTGGTCAATATCCGAGTGGAAAATGCCATGAAAGAAAAAGCCATGGAAGTACCAGCTATCAAAGCAATCATCGAAAAGATGGAAGAAGAGATGGCAGGCAACGGTCGTATCCTTGTCCGCCCAAGTGGAACAGAACCCCTCTTGCGTGTCATGGCAGAAGCACCAACAACAGAAGAAGTCAACTACTATGTAGATACGATTGCTGCTGTGGTTAAAGATGAAATCGGAATTGACTAA
- a CDS encoding ABC-F family ATP-binding cassette domain-containing protein has protein sequence MSDFIVEKLSKSVGDKTVFKDISFIIHDLDRIGLIGVNGTGKTTLLDVLSGVSGFDGDVSPFSAKNDYQIGYLTQDPDFDDSKTVLDTVLSSDLKEIQLIREYELIMLNYSEDKQARLEQVMAEMDSLQAWEIESQVKTVLSKLGIQDLSTPVGELSGGLRRRVQLAQVLLGNHDLLLLDEPTNHLDIATIEWLTLFLKNSKKTVLFITHDRYFLDALSTRIFELDRAGLTEYQGNYQDYVRLKAEQDERDAALLHKKEQLYKQELAWMRRQPQARATKQQARINRFHDLKKEVSDNSSETDLTMNFETSRIGKKVIEFKDVSFAYENKPILKDFNLLVQAKDRIGIVGDNGVGKSTLLNLIAGSLEPTAGQVVIGETVRIAYFSQQIEGLDESKRVINYLQEVAEEVKTSGGSTTSIAELLEQFLFPRSTHGTLIEKLSGGEKKRLYLLKLLLEKPNVLLLDEPTNDLDIATLTVLENFLQGFSGPVLTVSHDRYFLDKVATKILAFGDGKIRPFFGHYTDYLDEKAFEAETASQVQKVEKEKVVKVREDKKRMTYQEKQEWASIEGDIEALENRIAAIEEEMQANGSDFGKLATLQKELDEKNEELLEKYERYEYLSELA, from the coding sequence ATGAGTGATTTTATCGTTGAAAAACTAAGTAAATCCGTCGGTGACAAGACCGTTTTTAAGGATATTTCCTTTATCATCCATGATTTGGATAGAATCGGTCTCATTGGTGTCAATGGCACGGGTAAGACCACCCTTTTAGATGTTTTATCAGGTGTTTCAGGCTTTGATGGGGATGTCAGTCCTTTTTCAGCTAAAAATGATTACCAGATTGGCTACTTGACTCAGGATCCAGATTTTGATGATAGCAAGACAGTCTTGGATACGGTTCTATCCAGCGACCTCAAGGAAATCCAGTTGATTCGTGAGTATGAGTTAATCATGCTCAACTACAGTGAGGACAAGCAGGCTCGTTTGGAACAGGTCATGGCAGAGATGGATTCTCTCCAAGCCTGGGAAATCGAAAGTCAGGTCAAGACGGTCCTCAGTAAGCTAGGTATTCAGGACTTGTCGACTCCAGTTGGTGAATTGTCAGGTGGTCTAAGAAGACGGGTTCAGTTGGCGCAAGTTCTCCTAGGAAACCACGACCTCTTGCTTCTGGACGAGCCAACCAACCACCTGGACATTGCGACCATTGAGTGGCTGACTCTTTTTTTGAAAAATTCCAAGAAGACCGTTCTCTTTATCACCCACGATCGTTATTTCCTAGATGCACTATCAACGCGGATTTTCGAGTTGGACCGAGCAGGCTTGACCGAGTATCAGGGAAATTACCAGGACTATGTCCGCCTCAAGGCCGAACAGGATGAACGCGATGCCGCTCTCCTTCATAAAAAAGAACAACTCTACAAACAAGAACTGGCCTGGATGCGCAGACAACCGCAAGCGCGTGCGACCAAGCAACAGGCTCGGATCAATCGTTTCCACGACTTGAAAAAGGAAGTTTCAGATAATAGTAGTGAAACAGATTTAACCATGAACTTTGAGACCAGTCGAATTGGAAAGAAGGTCATCGAGTTTAAAGATGTTTCCTTCGCCTATGAGAACAAGCCTATTTTGAAAGATTTTAACCTTTTGGTGCAAGCCAAAGACCGTATCGGTATCGTTGGGGACAACGGTGTTGGAAAGTCAACCCTGCTTAACCTCATCGCAGGAAGTCTTGAGCCGACAGCAGGGCAAGTTGTGATTGGGGAGACCGTTCGTATCGCCTATTTCTCTCAACAAATCGAAGGCTTAGATGAAAGCAAACGGGTCATCAATTACCTGCAGGAAGTAGCAGAAGAGGTCAAGACTAGCGGTGGTTCTACAACTTCCATCGCTGAGTTGCTAGAGCAATTCCTCTTTCCACGTTCGACGCATGGAACCTTGATTGAGAAATTGTCTGGTGGCGAGAAAAAACGTCTTTATCTCCTCAAATTGCTCTTGGAGAAACCAAATGTTCTCCTCTTGGACGAGCCGACCAATGATTTGGATATTGCGACCTTGACAGTCTTGGAAAATTTCTTGCAGGGCTTTTCAGGTCCTGTCTTGACAGTTAGTCACGACCGTTATTTCTTGGATAAGGTAGCGACTAAGATTCTCGCTTTTGGGGATGGTAAGATTCGTCCTTTCTTTGGCCATTACACTGATTACCTTGACGAAAAAGCTTTTGAAGCAGAAACAGCAAGTCAAGTTCAAAAGGTCGAAAAAGAGAAAGTGGTCAAGGTCCGTGAAGACAAAAAACGCATGACCTACCAAGAAAAGCAGGAGTGGGCAAGCATTGAAGGCGATATTGAAGCCTTAGAAAATCGCATCGCTGCTATTGAAGAGGAGATGCAGGCAAATGGCTCCGATTTTGGTAAACTGGCTACTCTCCAAAAAGAGCTAGACGAGAAAAACGAAGAACTTCTTGAAAAATACGAACGCTATGAATACCTAAGTGAGTTAGCATGA
- a CDS encoding CCA tRNA nucleotidyltransferase, whose product MRLTQMPSEFQKALPVLEKIKEAGFEAYFVGGSVRDAILHRPIHDVDIATSSYPEETKQIFPRTADIGIEHGTVLVLDGDEEYEVTTFRTEDVYVDYRRPSAVSFVRSLEEDLKRRDFTVNAFALDETGEIIDLFHGLKDLENQVLRAVGIASERFNEDALRIMRGFRFQASLGFELERETFEAMKSLTPLLEKISVERTFVEFDKLLLAPFWRVGLFSMIESQAYDYLPDMADSREKLQKLFDLEANFTFESSEQAWAALLWVLEIEDAQPFLKHWKTSRQFTKQVQDLLTILALREKGELSKRDCYRFDLDSLLQAERLRQAQGKEVNPQLITETYQSLTIHDKKEIQINGGILIKEYGYQPGPDLGDILTEIEFAIVDGDLENDRDAIHTYLREKK is encoded by the coding sequence ATGAGATTAACACAAATGCCTTCTGAATTTCAGAAGGCTTTACCAGTATTAGAAAAAATTAAAGAAGCAGGTTTTGAAGCCTATTTTGTTGGAGGCTCTGTCAGAGATGCCATTCTCCATCGTCCCATCCATGATGTGGATATTGCGACTTCATCCTATCCAGAGGAAACCAAGCAGATTTTTCCGCGAACAGCTGATATCGGAATCGAGCACGGAACTGTCTTGGTTTTAGATGGTGACGAGGAGTATGAGGTAACCACCTTTCGGACAGAGGATGTCTATGTAGACTATCGCAGACCCAGTGCAGTTTCCTTTGTGCGCTCGCTAGAAGAGGACCTCAAGCGCCGTGATTTCACAGTTAATGCCTTTGCTTTGGATGAGACAGGCGAAATCATCGATTTGTTCCATGGTCTCAAAGATCTGGAAAATCAAGTCTTGCGAGCTGTCGGTATAGCCAGTGAGCGCTTCAATGAAGATGCTTTGCGTATCATGCGTGGTTTTCGTTTTCAGGCCAGTCTTGGTTTTGAACTTGAGCGAGAAACATTTGAAGCCATGAAATCCTTGACTCCGCTCTTGGAGAAAATCTCTGTGGAGCGTACCTTTGTTGAATTTGACAAACTCTTGCTTGCACCTTTTTGGCGTGTTGGCTTGTTTTCCATGATTGAGAGTCAAGCTTATGATTACCTCCCTGATATGGCAGATAGTCGAGAAAAGCTCCAAAAATTGTTTGATTTAGAGGCGAATTTCACCTTTGAGTCTTCTGAACAAGCCTGGGCGGCTCTCTTGTGGGTACTGGAAATTGAGGATGCTCAACCATTTTTGAAGCATTGGAAGACCTCACGCCAATTTACAAAGCAAGTACAGGATTTGCTGACTATTTTGGCTTTGCGTGAAAAGGGAGAATTGAGCAAGCGTGATTGTTACCGCTTTGACTTGGATTCCCTTTTACAAGCTGAACGTCTTCGTCAAGCCCAAGGAAAAGAGGTCAACCCCCAACTTATCACAGAAACTTACCAGAGTTTGACTATTCATGACAAGAAAGAAATCCAGATTAACGGTGGTATTTTAATCAAGGAATATGGTTACCAGCCAGGTCCAGATTTGGGAGATATTTTAACTGAGATTGAGTTTGCCATTGTCGATGGTGACTTGGAGAATGACCGTGATGCCATTCATACTTACCTGAGGGAGAAAAAATGA
- the dapB gene encoding 4-hydroxy-tetrahydrodipicolinate reductase yields the protein MSIRVIIAGFKGKMGQAACQMVLADLDLDLVAVLDPFESESEWQGIPVFNDKVDLVGFEADVWVDFTTPAVAYENTRFALENGFAPVVGTTGFTSEEITELKEFSRKQNMGGLIAPNFALGAVLLMQFASQAAKYFPNVEIIELHHDKKKDAPSGTAIKTAELMAEVRESIQQGAPDEEELIAGARGANFDGMRIHSVRLPGLVAHQEVIFGNQGEGLTLRHDSYDRSSFMTGVNLGIKEVVKRHELVYGLEHLL from the coding sequence ATGAGTATTCGAGTAATTATTGCCGGTTTTAAGGGAAAGATGGGCCAGGCTGCTTGTCAGATGGTCTTGGCTGATCTAGACTTGGACTTGGTCGCAGTTTTGGATCCGTTTGAGTCTGAGTCAGAGTGGCAGGGAATTCCTGTCTTCAATGATAAGGTTGACTTGGTTGGGTTTGAAGCGGATGTCTGGGTGGATTTCACCACACCAGCTGTTGCCTACGAAAATACACGCTTTGCTCTTGAAAATGGCTTTGCTCCTGTCGTAGGAACAACCGGTTTCACTAGTGAAGAAATTACAGAACTAAAAGAATTTTCCCGTAAGCAAAATATGGGTGGCTTGATTGCCCCTAACTTTGCCTTGGGAGCTGTCTTACTTATGCAATTTGCGTCCCAGGCTGCCAAATATTTCCCAAATGTGGAGATTATCGAGCTCCATCATGACAAGAAAAAAGATGCTCCGAGTGGAACAGCCATCAAAACAGCTGAGTTGATGGCTGAAGTTCGGGAGTCTATCCAGCAAGGTGCGCCCGATGAGGAGGAATTGATTGCGGGTGCACGTGGTGCTAATTTTGATGGCATGCGAATCCACTCAGTCCGTCTACCAGGATTGGTAGCCCATCAGGAAGTCATCTTCGGCAATCAGGGAGAGGGATTGACACTCCGTCATGACTCCTATGATCGCAGCTCCTTCATGACAGGGGTCAATTTGGGAATCAAAGAAGTTGTCAAGCGTCATGAGCTTGTTTATGGATTAGAACACTTATTATGA
- a CDS encoding DUF1149 family protein produces MNLKREQEFVSQYHFDARNFEWENENGAPETKVDVNFQLLQHDQENQVTSLVVILSFMIVFDKFVISGTISQVNHVEGRIVNEPSEFNQEEVETLARPCLNMLNRLTYEVTEIALDLPGINLEF; encoded by the coding sequence ATGAATCTTAAAAGAGAACAAGAATTTGTTAGCCAGTATCACTTTGATGCTCGTAACTTTGAATGGGAAAATGAAAATGGCGCTCCTGAAACCAAGGTAGACGTGAACTTTCAGTTACTCCAACACGACCAAGAAAACCAAGTAACTTCGCTAGTTGTTATCTTGAGTTTCATGATTGTCTTTGACAAATTTGTCATCAGCGGAACAATTTCCCAAGTGAACCATGTGGAAGGTCGTATTGTTAACGAACCAAGCGAATTTAACCAAGAAGAAGTTGAAACCTTGGCACGTCCATGCTTGAACATGCTCAACCGTTTGACGTATGAAGTAACAGAAATCGCCTTGGATCTTCCAGGGATCAATTTGGAGTTTTAG
- a CDS encoding peptide deformylase — translation MEKRIVRDVLFLSQVSKPASQEDLYLAKDLQDTLLANRETCVGLAANMIGVQKRVIIFNLGLVPMVMFNPILLSYKGPYETEEGCLSLTGVRTTTRYETITVSYRDSKWQEQTITLTGFPAQICQHELDHLEGRII, via the coding sequence ATGGAAAAGAGAATTGTCCGAGATGTCTTATTCTTGTCGCAGGTCTCGAAACCTGCAAGTCAGGAAGACCTTTATCTGGCTAAGGATTTGCAGGATACCCTGCTGGCTAATCGCGAGACCTGTGTCGGTCTGGCGGCTAATATGATTGGGGTGCAGAAGCGCGTGATTATCTTTAATCTTGGTCTAGTTCCCATGGTTATGTTTAACCCCATTCTCCTTTCCTATAAAGGACCTTATGAGACAGAGGAAGGTTGTTTGTCTTTGACTGGGGTTAGAACGACGACTCGTTATGAAACGATTACGGTTTCCTATCGCGATAGCAAGTGGCAGGAACAGACTATTACACTGACAGGTTTTCCAGCTCAGATCTGCCAACATGAACTGGATCATTTGGAAGGACGGATTATTTAG